The Anaerolineae bacterium genome includes a region encoding these proteins:
- a CDS encoding ATP-binding protein, protein MGIDQDKQVVEISIPSELGYEKIAMSVVANVAWKMGFSKEKIEDLKTAVGEACTHAIEYGNSLNTETQVLIVLATDRNRIKVQVIDNGRNPIPTPLPDKCAGHDRRCIGLYLMRKLIDEIKVQSRPGRNEVQLTSYLVA, encoded by the coding sequence ATGGGGATTGACCAGGATAAACAAGTTGTAGAAATTTCTATACCCAGCGAACTGGGCTACGAAAAAATTGCCATGTCTGTTGTGGCAAATGTTGCCTGGAAAATGGGTTTCTCTAAAGAGAAAATTGAAGATTTAAAAACCGCAGTGGGCGAGGCCTGCACCCACGCCATTGAATACGGCAATTCGCTCAATACTGAAACTCAAGTTCTGATTGTGTTAGCCACAGACCGGAACAGGATCAAGGTGCAAGTTATTGATAACGGCCGCAATCCCATCCCTACGCCGCTTCCAGATAAATGCGCCGGCCATGATCGGAGATGCATTGGGTTGTATTTGATGCGCAAGTTAATAGATGAGATAAAGGTTCAAAGCCGGCCCGGTCGAAACGAAGTGCAGTTGACCAGCTACCTGGTGGCCTGA